Within the Natranaeroarchaeum sulfidigenes genome, the region AGAGCTCACTGGAATCACCTGGACTATGGACGACAGCGATCCCGACCGACCACTCGCCTGGTTCACCGTCGAGAACACGAGTGACCAAACGCTGCGCTGGCGAGGCAGTCAGCGAACGGAGTTCGTCGGCACGGACGGCGAGCGATACGGCCCAGCCGGAGCGTATCGGGCATCGGATACCGTGCTTCCGGCAGACTGGAGAGGATCGACGGTCGACCTCACTCCCGGTCAGGCGGTCAGAGCAGTCGTGGTAGGCGAGGAGATTCCGGATGACGCCGAGATTGATCGGATCACGTACGAACAACCTCTTGGCACACACATGTCGAGTGCCGGGCGCACCGAGAGTGAGCAGTTCGTGTTCGATATTGACTCGACAGCACGGTCACAGCTCGCCGAACGACCGTTCTGAGCCTCCCCTTGAACAGTACGCGCATCCATCTCTCTGGTATACGTAACGCTAAAGAGTCGAACGAACCTTTGTGCTACTAACATGAACATCAGTCGTACTCTTTCGAGGTGGTTCTGTGGGGGTTGAAATCAAGGAGTCCCGCGTCTCCGAAGAGGAGTTCGCGGACATGGCCGATTTCGTCTTCGAGTATCTCTCGGCGAGCGTGCAAAACGAGGACGAAGGTGGACGGATGCGGTGGTATCCGTGGCACAGCGCGGAGTATCGCCACAACCACATCCTGAACGTCGTGGAGCTATCGACGGAAATCGCGCGCAAAGAGGGTGCAGACGTCGACATCGCCCGGGTCGCGGCGCTCTTTCACGACATCGCGAAGCTCGACGCCGAGCAGGATGTCCACGCCGAGGAGGGCGCGAGAGTTGCACGCAAGTATCTGGAAGCACACGGGGACTATCCCGAATCCTTCGTCGAGAGCGTCTGCCGAGCCGTTCGGGACCATTCCTATCAGGGATCGCTGAATGACCTGTCCCTGGAGACCCAGAGCCTGATCGAGGCTGACCTGCTCGACAAGATCGGCGCGAACGGAACGGCACTGATGCTGTTGCGGATGGGTTACGAGGCTCGCACGCACATGGATGCCGCCGAGATGGTCGAACGAGTGCTCGAACGTGGCCAGAACGCCGCCGACCGGGTCGAAAGCGAGACGGCCCAGGATATCGCTCACCGGCGACTCAAACGGGTCCGCTGGTTCAGCGAATGGCTCGACGACGAGGTCGCCGCGATCGATCTCGACGAGATCGACCCCTAGATTCCCTGGCCCATCAGGTGGCTCCGGAGCACGTCGTTATCTTTGCTCCCGGCCCCGGTATTGAGGACGACAATACAGTCGTCCTCACCAAGTGTATCCCGCTCGGCGAGTCGCCACGTCCCGCCGAGCGCCGCACCCGTACTCGTCCCGACTTCGAGGCCTTCGCTTGACGCCGCCGTGACGGCGCTCTCGAGTATCTCTGGATCTTCGACGGAGACGGCACCGCCATCGGTCGCGGCCAGCGCATCGAGAACGTGTGCCGAGCCGTTCGGATCGGGAATTTCGAGCTCTCCACAGATCGTATCCGGCAGCTCGACTGGGGCGGCCTCCGACCGTTCCGCGCCCCACGCCTCGACGAAGGGTGCACAGCCCGCGGCCTGCGCGACGTACAGCGCGGGCAGGTCGTCGACGAACCCCAGCTCGCGTAGCTCTCTCGCCCCCTTGTACAGCCCGGCGATCGAGAGGCCCGTCCCAGTCGGCGCAACGATCGCATCCGGCAGTGTCCAGTCGAGCTGTTCGACGATCTCGAACAGCACCGTCTTTCGCCCCTCGTGGCGGTATGGTGTGTCAAAGGCCGAAAGCGAGTGCCAGGACTCCTCGGCAATGGCGTCTTCGAACGCCTCGACCGCGTCGCCAAAGCGGCCGCCGATCACGTTCATGTCGCCGCCGTGGACGTTGATCATCGCCTTGTTGGTAAAGGGCGTCCGCGAGGGGACGAACGCGTGTGAGTCAAGGCCCGCTCGCGCTGCGTACGCCGCCGCAGACTGTGCGCTCGCCCCCGGTGAGGGGAGCGCAACGGCAGTCTCGTCGGCTTCCGTCGCGGCGGTCAACGCCAGCGATTGTCCCCGATCCGCGGTCGATCCCGTTGGAAGCCGCCCGTCGTCCTTGACGAGCACGCGCCCGACATCGAGCTCGTCGGCGAGTCGCGGACACTCGACCAGTGGCGTCCCGCCCTCATCGAGGCTGACCGCGCTCTCTCGCGTGAACGGCAGCAGCTCACAGTAGCGCCACTGGGAGCGATCAGTGCGGTCGTCGAGCGTTTCCCGATCGAGGTCGATCTCGTCGTACTCGTACTGTGGGTCGAGGACGCCGCCACAATCGGGACATCGCCCGACATCCTGGTCGGCAGAGACCGTCTCACCACAGTCGAGACATCGCAGACCGTCGAACGCGTGGCTGGTTTCCATACCCACGACTTGCGACGGCACGGCTTAATCCCTGTCCATCCCGGCACACGAAGGGTAGTATCGCTCTGTCCTGTCGGACCGATACGTGTGGAATTTTGACCCGGGGGTCCCAACGGGGATGTATGTCAGGTATGAAGCGCGTGCTCGTCGCCGGGGGTGGGCTCGCGGGACTCGTCGCGGCGCGCCATCTCGCCGAGACCGGCGTCGACGTCGAACTGCTGGAACGACGCGACGAGGTCGGCGGGCGCGTCCGGACGGTCCACGAGGACGGCTATACGTTCGACCGGGGGTTTCAGGTGCTCTTTACGGCGTATCCGGCGGTGAAGCGCGAACTCGACCTCGACGCGCTCGATCTGCGTCACTTCACGCCGGGGGCCTGTATCGCCCGCGAGGGACAGCGCTCGATCCTCTCGGATCCGTTCCGTGATCCGGGCGCGTTCACCGACTCGCTGTTCAACCGCGAGGTAACCACGCGGGACAAGCTCCGCGTCCTCAAACTCCGCCGTGCACTCGCCAACAAGTCCCATACTGCCATCTTCAGCGGTTCCGATCGGTCGATCCGTGAGTATCTCGACGATCGGGGCTTCTCCGAGGGGTTCATCGAGAACTTTGCCGCACCGTTTTACGGTGGCATTACGCTCGATCGGTCGCTCTCGAACTCCGCGCGCGTGTTCGAGTACACGTTCAAGATGCTAACTGCGGGGCTGATCGCGGTTCCCGCGGCGGGAATGGGCGCGATTCCGGAGCAGCTCGCCGACAACGCGCGCGAAGCGGGCGCAACGATCACGCTCGGTGCCACCGTCGAGGCCATAGAAGCGGACGACGACGGTGCGACCGTCACTGTCGATGGCGAGAGCCGGTCAGCCGACGCCGTCATCGTCGCGACGGATCCGCCGACCGCGGGGGAGCTAACCGGTGTCGAGTCCATCCCGACTGCGGGGCGTGGCTGTGTCACACAGTACTACTCGATGCCCGCGGGCAAGGATCTCGGCGCGGGCAAACGGCTCATCCTCAACGCCGAGAGCGACGCGCCGAATCAGGTGCTCGTCAACTCGGAGGTCGCCCCAGAACACGCGCCCGACGACCGACAGCTGGTCAGTGCGACATTTCTCGGTGACCGCGGGGAAGCCGACGCGCGCCTCGACGACATGACGCGCCGGGCGCTCGCGTCATGGTACCCCGAACAGAACTTCCCCGACTTCCAGTTACTCCGGACCGAGCGCGTGCCGTTCGCACAGTTCGAGCAACCCCCCGAGTCGCTGTCGGAACTGCCAAGCGTCGACGCACCCGAGGGACGCTGCTATCTCGCGGGCGAGTACACCCGCTGGTCCTCGATCAATGGAGCGATGGAAAGCGGCAAAGATGCTGCGCAGGCGGTGCTGAGCGAGCTGTAGCGTTCGTTTTCACAAGAGCTGCCGAAACTCACCGAGCGGCGGGAATCTGTACGTCTCCCCTGTGTCGACGTCCCGGACGATCGGCCGAAACTCGTCGAGATCGTCGATGAGTGGGGAGCCCAACTGGTGTGTCCGGTTGAGAAGGATCCCCGGGGCAAGCCTGTTGAACGCAGGTAGCACGAGTACGTCGCTCCCCTCGTACACCCCCTCACCGACGAGATAGCACGGCCGACGCTGTCCCTCTATTTCGATCGCCGGATGATCGTGACCGATCACGTACCGGTCGGCGTCGGCGGTCGGCGGTTCGTGGCCGTGCAGGACGACGGTCCGCTCGTCGTCGAGCCTGTACTCCTCGACTGTATCGCCGTCCCACACGTCGTCGAGTAGCCGGTCGTGGTTTCCGATCACAGCTACCGGCGACGCCGCGGCGTCCTCGACGAGTTCGACGATCGCCGTTAGCGTTCGGCTGGCCTGCAGGGGCACCGTATCGAACGCGTGCAGGATATCGCCGGCGAAGACGACGGTTCCAGGCTCGAAGCGGTCGAGCAACTGCCTCACTCTGTCGAGCAAGTCCCCACGCTCGCCCAGCGGCAACTCGACATTCGAGGCGGCGTCTCGCCCGACGTGCAGGTCGGCGAGAACGAGGGCGTCGGCGTCGGGAACGTAGATGGAGCGCCGACCGATCCGCGGGTCAGTCGTCCCCGCCATCCGTCATAACGGGCTCCATCCCGAGGTCGGCGCGGAGGTCGTACTCGTCGCCGGTCAGGATATAGAGTAGATCATCGAGCACGTCGAACAGCTCGGGGACGATGCGGACGACGAGCAGGGTGATGCCGACGAGCGCGACGATCGAGAGCGTCTGGGAGATCAGGTGATGGGAGACGAAAAAGGAGGTTCGCATCCCTTCACCCGCGAGCGTCGCCGTGATCGTGTTGAAGACGCCGTAGTCGAACCAGCCCAGCGGGGCGGCGAGACCGACGAAGACGTTCCGGGCGAGGTTGAGGATCCAGATCACGCCGACAGCGACCGCGAACGCGGCGAGCTTTCGGCGAAGCGGCGCGCGGACTGCGGCGATCAGCCCGCCGAAGATCGAGATGCTCCCGATCCCGGTACACGCCAGCACGATGTACGTCGAGTAGCCCTCGAACGCAAAGCGGCTCTGGTAGCCGTTCATCCCCTCCTCGATCCCCGGCGAGTAGCCGAGCAGTTGCATCCCCATGTGAGACTGGATCGTTACGGTCTCGATGAGCCACATCTTCAGCGGCTCGATCGTCGTGAAGGGCAGATAGATGATCCCCATCAGCCCGACCGCGCGAGTCAGGGTCAACAGCGAATCGCGCCCGCCATAGAGTAGATACCCGGTGTAGACACACAGCGGCAGTCCGGCGAGGCTAAGAATCGTCTGCAGGGGGCTCTGTGCGTCGTAGTAGAAGTACGGCATCATCGTCAGCCAGAAGACGCCGAACAGCGCCCACGCAACACTGCCGGCGTACCGGGCGTGTTTCCTGTTGCCCGCGAGGTCGAGTGCGGCCGTCAGGAGGAACGCACCGATGGCGACCCAGACGAAGTGGGCCGTCGGATCGAACGACGTGAACGCGTCGACCACGAGCGGGGTACTCGAAGCTACTGTCACTGGTCCGTGGTAGTCTCCGCTTAAACATAGGCCTATCGGGACCGGATCCGGCCGACACTCGACCGTCGATGACGACCGAACGGTCGGGTGAGACGCCGACACCGTGGTGTTTTTTTACTGCTGCGTGGTAACCGTGTGGATATGTCCGACGTCCTCGAAAACAAACGGTCCGCGACACGATTTCGCATCCTCGTCGAAATAGCGGACCGACAACCCGCGGTAAGTCAGGGTGAGATCGCCGACGCCGTCGGCGTTACGAGTCAGGCGGTCAGCGAGTACATTCGTGAACTCGTTGATGACGACCTCGTGGAGAAGGAGGGCAGGTCACGCTACCGGATCACGAAGGAGGGCGTCGACTGGCTCCTGTCCGAGGCGGCTGACGTGCGCCGCTTTGCTGATCACGTCACCGAAGACATCCTCGGTAACGTACAGGAAGACGCCGCGATTGCCGCGGCTGTGATCGAGGAGGGTGAAAGCGTCACGTTAACTGTCGAAGACGGACTATTGCGTGCGACACCGGGGGAGTCGGGGCCAGCCACCGGCGTCGCGACGACGGACGCGGACGCGGGCGAGGACGTTGGTGTCACCGGCTTCGAGGGGATCATCGATCTCGATCCCGGCGACGTAACCGTCCTCCAGATCCCGCCGGTCCGGTCCGGGGGG harbors:
- a CDS encoding threonine synthase, producing the protein METSHAFDGLRCLDCGETVSADQDVGRCPDCGGVLDPQYEYDEIDLDRETLDDRTDRSQWRYCELLPFTRESAVSLDEGGTPLVECPRLADELDVGRVLVKDDGRLPTGSTADRGQSLALTAATEADETAVALPSPGASAQSAAAYAARAGLDSHAFVPSRTPFTNKAMINVHGGDMNVIGGRFGDAVEAFEDAIAEESWHSLSAFDTPYRHEGRKTVLFEIVEQLDWTLPDAIVAPTGTGLSIAGLYKGARELRELGFVDDLPALYVAQAAGCAPFVEAWGAERSEAAPVELPDTICGELEIPDPNGSAHVLDALAATDGGAVSVEDPEILESAVTAASSEGLEVGTSTGAALGGTWRLAERDTLGEDDCIVVLNTGAGSKDNDVLRSHLMGQGI
- the artA gene encoding archaeosortase A, yielding MTVASSTPLVVDAFTSFDPTAHFVWVAIGAFLLTAALDLAGNRKHARYAGSVAWALFGVFWLTMMPYFYYDAQSPLQTILSLAGLPLCVYTGYLLYGGRDSLLTLTRAVGLMGIIYLPFTTIEPLKMWLIETVTIQSHMGMQLLGYSPGIEEGMNGYQSRFAFEGYSTYIVLACTGIGSISIFGGLIAAVRAPLRRKLAAFAVAVGVIWILNLARNVFVGLAAPLGWFDYGVFNTITATLAGEGMRTSFFVSHHLISQTLSIVALVGITLLVVRIVPELFDVLDDLLYILTGDEYDLRADLGMEPVMTDGGDD
- a CDS encoding NAD(P)/FAD-dependent oxidoreductase: MSGMKRVLVAGGGLAGLVAARHLAETGVDVELLERRDEVGGRVRTVHEDGYTFDRGFQVLFTAYPAVKRELDLDALDLRHFTPGACIAREGQRSILSDPFRDPGAFTDSLFNREVTTRDKLRVLKLRRALANKSHTAIFSGSDRSIREYLDDRGFSEGFIENFAAPFYGGITLDRSLSNSARVFEYTFKMLTAGLIAVPAAGMGAIPEQLADNAREAGATITLGATVEAIEADDDGATVTVDGESRSADAVIVATDPPTAGELTGVESIPTAGRGCVTQYYSMPAGKDLGAGKRLILNAESDAPNQVLVNSEVAPEHAPDDRQLVSATFLGDRGEADARLDDMTRRALASWYPEQNFPDFQLLRTERVPFAQFEQPPESLSELPSVDAPEGRCYLAGEYTRWSSINGAMESGKDAAQAVLSEL
- a CDS encoding metallophosphoesterase codes for the protein MAGTTDPRIGRRSIYVPDADALVLADLHVGRDAASNVELPLGERGDLLDRVRQLLDRFEPGTVVFAGDILHAFDTVPLQASRTLTAIVELVEDAAASPVAVIGNHDRLLDDVWDGDTVEEYRLDDERTVVLHGHEPPTADADRYVIGHDHPAIEIEGQRRPCYLVGEGVYEGSDVLVLPAFNRLAPGILLNRTHQLGSPLIDDLDEFRPIVRDVDTGETYRFPPLGEFRQLL
- a CDS encoding J domain-containing protein, whose protein sequence is MDRPYTVLDLEPDADQETVRSAYRSLLKEHHPDQGGSMDAFLRVKRAYEAIQSQQERATTTQPASSKTATTDGGATTRTQNVNWRLANDGTEQERSRAESTPCCAGVGLEIDGTHLTLTLVSMVRETELTGITWTMDDSDPDRPLAWFTVENTSDQTLRWRGSQRTEFVGTDGERYGPAGAYRASDTVLPADWRGSTVDLTPGQAVRAVVVGEEIPDDAEIDRITYEQPLGTHMSSAGRTESEQFVFDIDSTARSQLAERPF
- a CDS encoding HD domain-containing protein; amino-acid sequence: MGVEIKESRVSEEEFADMADFVFEYLSASVQNEDEGGRMRWYPWHSAEYRHNHILNVVELSTEIARKEGADVDIARVAALFHDIAKLDAEQDVHAEEGARVARKYLEAHGDYPESFVESVCRAVRDHSYQGSLNDLSLETQSLIEADLLDKIGANGTALMLLRMGYEARTHMDAAEMVERVLERGQNAADRVESETAQDIAHRRLKRVRWFSEWLDDEVAAIDLDEIDP
- a CDS encoding DUF7839 domain-containing protein; the protein is MSDVLENKRSATRFRILVEIADRQPAVSQGEIADAVGVTSQAVSEYIRELVDDDLVEKEGRSRYRITKEGVDWLLSEAADVRRFADHVTEDILGNVQEDAAIAAAVIEEGESVTLTVEDGLLRATPGESGPATGVATTDADAGEDVGVTGFEGIIDLDPGDVTVLQIPPVRSGGSRAVDFPALAERSSSADIVAAAGVEAVVALRGADVDIDTRFAAGEVAVDAASRGLDVLVASTIDNVGRVTDALRDAEVAYEVSEL